The following proteins are encoded in a genomic region of Gadus macrocephalus chromosome 19, ASM3116895v1:
- the c19h18orf54 gene encoding lung adenoma susceptibility protein 2, which yields MDWDEERPVSPGSTVTTLMSCSGHLPPAHQTIRCGDQEFASASAALDAYIADFERWHLSPGALSRSTGPRLDLLPNGTPSPQPGRPRPPGTLRNRDVLTELLTESELYSLSLPATTSLRCRADEDEVDLTTEELLAIPSDGSLPVTKTTAYLTDLRHRSLCRPGNCFSPQPGGSCHSSGPPGGARDRSHAPSPNKWRDEDMDRKCLSRQEVTQLQNSQSAGPVIGADCLSSSHLSASFRDLGTAYYSRSYQPPGHAHSVHCSHLQSPSPILRSHHPLNRIGHAQCCHALYGHANPQQPMDGQLAASPSGFWEKAGSIPHRVPAWLDQLPGEDGQEEEQQQEEEEELLSVSLLTDDTPGVCPGAVDERRLLLAGTGHDPKGHAPIGYTNTGHAPMGFTHTGHPHTGRAPIGYAHTEHAPTGYTHTGHAPRMSIGDLSCPLD from the exons ATGGATTGGGACGAAGAGCGTCCAGTGTCCCCTGGGTCCACCGTCACCACGCTGATGTCCTGCAGCGGACACCTGCCTCCCGCCCACCAGACCATACGCTGTGGAGACCAG GAGTTTGCCTCAGCGTCTGCGGCGCTGGATGCCTACATCGCTGATTTTGAGCGGTGGCACCTGTCCCCCGGGGCCCTGTCGCGCTCCACGGGGCCCCGGTTAGACCTGCTGCCGAACGGCACCCCTTCCCCCCAGCCTGGGCGCCCCCGACCACCTGGGACTCTGCGCAACAGAGACG TCCTCACCGAGCTGCTGACAGAGTCAGAGCTGTATTCCCTGTCGCTCCCGGCAACCACCTCCCTGCGTTGCCGTGCCGACGAAGACGAGGTGGATTTGACAACGGAGGAACTTCTGGCCATCCCTAGTGATGGCTCACTGCCGGTTACCAAAACGACCGCCTACCTCACTG ACCTCCGCCACCGCTCCCTCTGTCGCCCGGGCAACTGTTTCAGCCCTCAGCCGGGGGGCTCCTGCCACTCAAGTGGACCACCCGGCGGGGCCAGGGACCGAAGCCACGCCCCCTCACCCAACAA GTGGAGGGACGAAGACATGGACAGGAAGTGTCTgagcagacaggaagtgacccAACTCCAGAACTCACAG TCTGCCGGACCAGTGATTGGGGCAGACTGCCTTAGCTCCTCCCACTTATCAGCCTCTTTCCGAGACCTAGGCACCGCCTACTATAGTCGCAGTTACCAGCCCCCTGGACATGCCCACTCTGTACATTGTTCCCACCTCCAAAGCCCATCTCCCATTTTGAGATCACACCACCCCCTAAACAGGATTGGCCACGCTCAGTGTTGCCACGCCCTGTATGGCCACGCCAACCCGCAACAGCCAATGGATGGCCAGCTGGCTGCGAGCCCATCGGGATTCTGGGAAAAAGCAG GTTCCATACCCCACCGTGTCCCCGCCTGGTTGGACCAACTCCCCGGGGAGgacgggcaggaggaggagcagcagcaggaagaggaggaggagctgctctctgtgtctctcctaaCAGACGATACGCCAGGTGTCTGTCCAGGGGCAGTCGATGAGCGCCGCCTCCTATTGGCCGGCACAGGACACGACCCCAAAGGACACGCCCCCATAGGATACACCAACACGGGACACGCCCCCATGGGATTCACCCACACAGGACACCCCCATACAGGACGTGCCCCCATAGGATACGCCCACACAGAACACGCCCCCACAGGATACACCCACACAGGACATGCCCCGAGGATGTCAATTGGTGATTTATCGTGTCCCTTGGACTAA